The Haloplanus sp. CK5-1 genome contains a region encoding:
- a CDS encoding ROK family protein produces the protein MTHLLGIDIGGTNLRAAVADSDGTVVGRAERSTPAGSDAITEATLGLVDRACADARVDASDTVAAGIGSMGPIDRAAGTLVDPPNAQGIDEPVRLVEPLRDRLGTDAVELHNDATCGAIAERAAGMAENLVYLTLSTGIGAGAVVDGDVLVGAGGNAAEIGHVTVDPRGRLTCGCGGDGHWEAYCGGKNVPRYAAHLRRESGDGIETDLPADASAFTAKAVFDRAGDDDDLADLVVERIGRWNAIGVAAAVQAFAPTRIVLGGAVALENPDAILDPIREGIPRRVSIDPPEIGLTDLGADAVLQGAVMIARRRADRAE, from the coding sequence ATGACACACCTCCTCGGGATCGACATCGGCGGTACGAACCTCCGGGCGGCCGTCGCGGACTCCGATGGAACCGTCGTCGGGCGCGCGGAACGATCGACGCCGGCCGGGAGCGACGCGATCACCGAGGCGACCCTCGGCCTCGTCGACCGCGCCTGTGCGGACGCCAGGGTCGACGCGAGCGACACCGTCGCCGCGGGGATCGGATCGATGGGTCCCATCGACCGGGCGGCGGGGACGCTCGTCGACCCGCCGAACGCCCAGGGGATCGACGAACCGGTCCGTCTCGTCGAACCGCTCCGGGATCGACTCGGCACCGACGCGGTGGAACTCCACAACGACGCGACCTGTGGTGCGATCGCGGAGCGGGCGGCCGGGATGGCCGAGAACCTGGTGTATCTCACGCTCTCGACCGGGATCGGGGCTGGGGCAGTCGTCGACGGGGATGTCCTCGTCGGCGCGGGCGGCAACGCCGCCGAGATCGGTCACGTGACGGTCGATCCGCGGGGACGGCTGACGTGTGGCTGTGGCGGCGACGGGCACTGGGAGGCGTACTGTGGGGGGAAGAACGTCCCCCGGTACGCGGCGCACCTCCGGCGGGAGTCGGGGGACGGGATCGAGACCGACCTCCCCGCCGACGCGTCGGCGTTCACGGCGAAGGCGGTATTCGACCGCGCCGGCGACGATGACGACCTGGCCGACCTGGTCGTCGAACGGATCGGCCGGTGGAACGCCATCGGGGTCGCGGCCGCGGTCCAAGCGTTCGCGCCGACCCGGATCGTCCTCGGCGGCGCTGTCGCACTCGAGAACCCGGACGCGATCCTCGACCCGATCCGCGAGGGCATCCCGAGGCGGGTGTCGATCGATCCCCCGGAGATCGGACTGACGGACCTCGGCGCGGACGCCGTCCTCCAAGGAGCGGTGATGATCGCTCGCCGCCGCGCGGACCGGGCGGAGTGA
- a CDS encoding DMT family transporter: MGFVEVDSGILFGSITMVTWGIWTVLGNAASESIDPRTAAAISYLVAGLLALGFLLVSDASLAVTARGGLLAGVAGLFTGAGLISMYIGFSHGSTTIVATLGAMYFVVAAIISMAVLGDEVTLTKFAGIAFAGLSIVLITR, encoded by the coding sequence ATGGGATTCGTCGAAGTCGATTCCGGCATCCTGTTCGGGTCGATTACGATGGTGACGTGGGGAATCTGGACGGTTTTGGGCAATGCCGCGTCGGAGTCCATCGACCCGAGGACGGCGGCCGCGATCTCGTATCTCGTGGCGGGCCTCCTCGCACTCGGGTTCCTCCTCGTTTCGGACGCGTCACTCGCCGTCACGGCGAGAGGTGGACTGCTCGCCGGCGTGGCCGGGTTGTTCACCGGAGCCGGCCTCATCTCGATGTACATCGGCTTCTCCCACGGATCGACGACGATAGTCGCCACGCTCGGTGCGATGTACTTCGTCGTCGCGGCCATCATCAGCATGGCTGTCCTCGGAGACGAGGTCACGCTGACGAAGTTCGCCGGAATCGCGTTCGCTGGGCTGAGTATCGTCTTGATCACTCGA